Genomic window (Chionomys nivalis chromosome 7, mChiNiv1.1, whole genome shotgun sequence):
TTAGAGCTGAGCATATGCAAGTATGAGACCCAAACCAAACAATTGTATTAGGTCTGAGTCAGTGATGTGACCCCACAGGGGGTGAGGTATCTTTTCCCATAGGGTGCTATTAAAACCACAGCCTCAACTTGGGCATCTTTCCCCTCCTGGTATTCTTTGGCCTGGCCCGTCAGGTTGACAAAGCCAGAGCTAGTCAGTTTACTTTTTTCCTGAGACCgagtctctctttgtagcccaggctagcctggaactttttAACTACATCATTGCACAGACTGCTTtcgaacttatgatcctcctgcctcagcctctgagtgctggcatcaTAGCATCCGCCAGCATACCTGGCGATTAACTGCATCTTTATCTCTTCCCTCAGAGTCTGCAAGAGGGGATTTAGTGTCAGAAAAAGCTCTGGGTCAAGGCAGAATATACTCCTGAATGACGATATACAAAGTGCTTTAAAGATGGGTCctagaagctgggtggtggtggtgtacacctttaatcccagcactcaggaggcaaaggcaggcagatctctgtgagttcaaggccagcctggtctagaagagcagttccaggacaggctccaaagctacagagaaaacctgtctccaaaaaaaaaaaaaaaaaaaaaaaaaaaaataacaacaaaaaaaagggaTGGGTCCTAGGGCCTTGAAAAAGTGtagtgtagtgtgtatgtgttcgCCTAGGTGGAGTCCTGGCATCCTGCAGGGGTAACAACAAATGCTTAGTCCTAGGTTCTCCCTCACCAGACTAGAAACTAGTCATTTCCTaggtgctctgtgtgtgtgtgtggcagtactggggattgaacccagggcctcactcaTACTAGGTAAgtattctaccactaagctatgaCACTAgccctctctttaaaaaaatattgaggcagggtcttgctaagtTCTCTAGGCTAGCCTATAACTTGTCATGCTACCTCAGCCTCTCCATAGCTGGCATTATAGGCAAGGCCACCATGTTACCatttagatttaaaaacaaacaaaaaaaatcaggtgaTACCTATGCTTAAAACCTTAGGAAAAAAGAAGGCTGCCCTTTCTGTTCAAACTTGAATCCTGCAGCACCAGAGGCCTCCCTTCCTGTAGAACAGAGATGTTCCCATggacctcagctgaggaactgaAGGAGATCTTCAGCAGAGGAAAGGGGCACTCGGCCAAGGGCCTGGGGAATGTTCTCAGCAGGAAGTGGAAGTCCCACTGTCGCCCTGGAGCAGAAGTAGCTCCGTCAGACAGGAAGTGGGGTGGCATCTAGAAGTGATGGGGGAGGAGGACCAGGTAAGACAATGTGGCCTTTCCTTTGCCAGGCTCCCTGACCTACCAAGCAGGGCCTGGCACTGCTACATGCTAGAACAGGCTCCCAGCTAGCAGGAGCAGCATAGGTGGCCAATGGGGTGTGTTCCACAGGACAGCAGACATGGCTTCATGCTCACTTCCTAAGGGTCTCATTAGTCTCGATGAGTAGACTGGTGGCCAAGTTGCCGGTCATCATAAGTACTATAGCGCTTGACGTGAATGCGGCGGACACGGTCCCGCAGTTCAAAGGTATCTTCATCTTCACTGGGGGAAGCCTGGCTGCGGCTCCGGCTTGTGGCCTCCAGCAAGGAATTGTCAGGGACTCGAGGGGTCTCATAGAGTAGGACGTTGAGTGTCTCCTCATAGATTCGGGCCTCTGGGAATTCCACCTGGGGAGAAGGGGACAAGATGGAGGAGTCTTGCTCTTCCACGAAGCCTTGGAAGTCAGGCTGTCCTGTCTGTCACccacccacacaaataaatgtaggaATGGAGAAGGAGCTCTGATAAGCAGTTCTGTTGCTTTTCTGGCCCAGCAAGCCCATCCCTAGGACCAGTGTGGAGGGAAGAGATCAGGATCCCACAATCCTAGCAAACTTGTCACACTGAGCTGCTGTGCATTCCTCTCCAGCTGGGCCCGTCTAATAGCGGGGGTGTGAGGGTTAGAGGGGTacacggaagaaggaagagagcacCTAGGTAGAAGACAGGCACTGCCACCTCTGCTGTGACTCAGGCCTTGAATCCTGACTTACTCCACTGCACGTCCTGTCGCCCTCATACACACCCACTGCCAGCCTCCCACCTCACATGCCCTCCAGACAATCCTCAGCAGACCGCTCAGCCTCAGGCGATGAGGCAGTCTGGGGCTAAGGTTCTTGGGTCTGGATGCTTGAGCCCTTCTTTTCCTTCACTTCCCAGATAATCTGCTTGGTATTCCACCCAGTAAAACCCTGCTGCTTCTAAGTCTATACTCCAGGGAGGACACCTGCTGGCCTCtgcagaaagggaggaggagctgAGTCTATGTAAAGCGTCCCTACCAAGTAATTCATACAGCTGATTATAGTGGACCATACCTGTAACCCTAGTAGTCctagggggctgaggcaggagtaatGCCATGTGTTTGTGGCTAACTTAGGTTATGTAGCAAGCGCTAGCCTGAGCTTCACTAACCCTgttccaaaaagaaaaggaagcataaGGTGCCTTGTGTTCATCTGGCACTGTGATGCCATCCATGGGCTCAGGAGCCAGCTGACTGGGAACTCCCTGCTGGCCTGGCTGCTAGAGCAGGGCTGCGGTGGAAAGCCGCACCATGTTGCTGCTTTTGAGCTGTACCCTTGCCATGTACTGGCTACACTCAGACTCATCCCCGCATCTCTAAGCAGGAAAAGCAGACCGATGTGGTTGAAATGGCTTCACAAAGTCAGACAACTGAGAAGTGGAGGGACCAGAACTACAAATTGAGTTGTGACAGCTTCAAAGACCTGGTCCTTCCAGGACACCAGAAAGTTCCTTGCTGGTCAGTGGGCTTCTTTCTCAGAGCTGGTAACAGTTTCTGGCCCTCCCCTTTGTTCTGGCCCTGTCCTACCTGGCAGCACCATACCATGTTTGGGAAAGTTGTTACTGTGGAAAGGGCACATTGGGGCAAGAGCAGTTCTCCACCCTGGAGTCTGTGGGATCTGTCTCCTAGCAGAGGAAAGCCCATACCTTGGTCTGCTTCTTCTCTGTGGCATACACGATTGAGGTACAGCAAACCTCTGCCAGCTTGCGACCCTGGCCATAGAAAGACCAGCAGCAAATTTCATCACCAATCACGTCCTTGATGAAGAGCACGCGGCCATTGAAGCGCAGAGACAGCTTGTCGAACAGTTCAATGTTTTTCAGTAGGTGATCATCAGAATTGCTGGAAAACCACAAGGGCCAGCAAGCCTGAAATGAGGTTCCAGCACGAGGGAGGGCTTTTTGAACATTCtgagtcccccccacccccatcatgcTAAAATGAAGACATGGCAGAgaacagggaggcagagaggaaccTGTAGGACTTGGGGCCtgtgagggaaagagaggggtggAATTGGCTCTCAGTTACAGCAGAGAGCACTGAGGCAAAGAAGTGATGACCCCTCCTGAAGCCTGGAAGAAAGGGTCCCTCACTGCTACTTGGTAATCAGGGTCCTTTTGCTGTGGGGGTGATGCAGTGTCCACAGGGGACCAGGAGACTCTAGAGCTGAGCCTGGGTTTACCTAACCATGGCCTGTCATGTGGACATGGTCAGGAGCACAGGCTTCAGGAGGACTCAGCTCATGACTTCCTAGCAACCCTCTCCACCCACTAAGACAGTAGGGACGGAAATCCCTGGCATGCTCCTGTTACGACACATTATAGGCGTGTTTCACGTTTTATCATCTACATCCCAACCAAGCCATGTAACAAATCCCAAATGTCTCTGTCCCGAGTTCCATTCTATGCCTGTTCATTGCCCTTAGGAAAGGTGGATTCAACCTAGCCCCAGGTTGTGTGTGTCAGGAATCTGTGAAGTCCCTTGAGCCTATTGCCCTGAATCGGCTCTGGCAGCTCAGCCTTTTAGCTGCTTCTGCCACCCTCCCCAGGCCCTAGCAGAGATGCCTGCCATACCTGGTGTACGAGTACTTGTTATTGCTCCTGTTGTACAGCAGCTTCACCACAGGCTGTGAGGGAAGAGAGAGTAAGGGCTGGGCCAGGAGCCTGGTGTCCCCAGGCCCAGGCCCGCAGAGTGCCCAGTACCTTTGTGGAGGATTCGATGAGCCTGTCCTCCTCTCTCAGGGAGGTGATGATGGGGATGTTGCACACAGGCTGGTAGGAGTCTTTCTTGTCCTGGTGACACAGAGCAGAAAGCTGCCGTTAGGATCTTACGCTAGTGAGGTACCTCCCCAGGCCTTCGGCCACTGCCACCCCCTGCCTGGTGAGGAGGTACCAGGCAGATGATGACATTTTTGGTAATAGGTAACTGCTAGCCAGTAAGCAGATCCCCACTGCCAAGTCTCAAGCTTAGCTATCTAAGCGAATGAACTAAAGGCACAGCCTGTTTGTGCTGCCAAGCAGTGTGCTGGGCCTGGGCAGCACCCGCTGTTCTGAGTTTGGACTCATCAACCTCATTCCCAACACAGCTTTGCAGGAGCCAAACCTAATGACCCCAGAGAGTCGATTCCTGACCTGCTAAGCCAACCACCTCTTCCCGTACCTGCAGGGCGGTCTGGCACATAGTCACTAGCCCTTGAATGAGGTAATATTTTGCTTCAGCCATCAATTCCTGGATTTCTTGCCGGTTTTGTGGGAGGGTAATGGTGTCATCTCGGAGGTAATTCAAGATGGTGCCAAAATGCTTTCCACATCTGTCTATGAGGATCCAGCCTAGGAATATGGAGGGATCCAAAAAGATTACTATTAGCCTCCAGCTGTGTCCGATGCAGGAGAGGCCACCTGAGAGAGGCAGCAGGCAGCCAGGAAAGAAGCTCCATCAGAGTGCAGAGCCCAGGCCAGGGATGCACGCAGACTCCAGGCCTCAGGTCTGTGCTGCTCTTTCCTATCCCGAGTCCAGGAACTCATGCACCCCTGAGAGTGGAGGACTGGATGTCTAGGCTTGGGGGTACTCAGGTCACCCTGGTAATACAgaatccaccagtctctgctttTGCCCACTGCCCAGGCTCTACTGTGTTTATAACAATCTTACTTATTtgggtatgtacacatatatcagccttttgtttttagctttagctgtcctggaactcactttatagaccaggctggcctcgaactcacagacattcacttgcctctgcctcccaagtgccgggatttaaaggcatgtttGACCATGCCTGGCCCATATGTCAGCTTTTGAAAGAGGGTCTTGCTAAACTGTCTGGGTTAGCCTCAGATTTGAGATTGACTTGTCTCaacctcccgattgctgggattacaagcatgtgccagcaTTCCTGGATTCTATTTGGgggataactttttttttctccttgagacaaagtttcatgtagcctaggctggcctcaaacttgctatgtagtggaggct
Coding sequences:
- the Tnfaip1 gene encoding BTB/POZ domain-containing adapter for CUL3-mediated RhoA degradation protein 2, which produces MSGDTCLCPASGAKPKISGFKGGGLGNKYVQLNVGGSLYYTTVRALTRHDTMLKAMFSGRMEVLTDKEGWILIDRCGKHFGTILNYLRDDTITLPQNRQEIQELMAEAKYYLIQGLVTMCQTALQDKKDSYQPVCNIPIITSLREEDRLIESSTKPVVKLLYNRSNNKYSYTSNSDDHLLKNIELFDKLSLRFNGRVLFIKDVIGDEICCWSFYGQGRKLAEVCCTSIVYATEKKQTKVEFPEARIYEETLNVLLYETPRVPDNSLLEATSRSRSQASPSEDEDTFELRDRVRRIHVKRYSTYDDRQLGHQSTHRD